The region GAATGTGCCGGAAGTACAAGCCGAAGAGAGAGCGCCAAAGCCGATTCGGCGGGAGCGAAAATTCCAGGATCGCGGCCCACCCGCCCGGTTTCAGCACGCGAAAGATTTCGCGCACTCCCCTCTCGTAATTCGCCAGATTCCGAAAGCCAAAGGCACTCACCGCCAGGTCAAACTGCCCGTCCGGGAAAGGAAGCTCGAGCGCGTCCGCGTGAGCGAGGTGGATGCGGGCGCCACGCCGCCATGTTTTTTCGGCTGCCAGCGCCAGCATCGGCGGAGCAAAATCGCAGGCGAAGATCTGCGCCGGGCAATCCCGGCTGAGCCCACCACGACTTTGGCGGGCAAGCGCGAGAGCAAGGTCGCCGGTACCGCAGCATAGGTCCACGACCCGGGAGCCATCCCGCGAAAGCAGCTCGCCGAATCGCCGCGCCACGCGCCATCGCCAGACGCGGTCCAGAGAAAACGATAAGAGATGGTTCAGGAGATCGTAGCGCGGCGCGATCCGGGAAAACATTTCGCGGACGTGCCCGGCGGCATCGGGCTCGGAAAGAATCCGGCCCCCCGGCCGGGGCCGCATTCCTTCGGCCGGCTGCTCTTCTTTGCGGCGTGGGTGGCTCTTGGTCACGGCGCCAGGTTTGCCAGCGTTTCGCGCACAATTTTTTCCGGAACGCCAGGAACGATCTCCACCCGGCCAATCGAAAGGGGCAGGACAAAGCAGAGTTTGCCTGCCCGCGCCTTCTTGTCAGCAAACAGTTGGCGGTAGAGTGCCGCGGAGGAAATACCGCTGAGAGCGGGCAATTTCCCCAGGCGCCCGATCAGAGCGCGAATCCGGGCCGCGTCCTCGGCAGCCATCCTGGCGAGCCGCCGCGCCAGGTCGGTTGCCGCCAACATGCCCCAGCCAACTGCTTCGCCATGCGAGAAGCGAGCATAGCCCGTGACCGCCTCCAGGGCGTGGCCGATGGTGTGACCGAAGTTGAGTACCCGGCGAAGATTTTGTTCGCGCTCATCGGCCTCCACAATCCGCGCCTTGATGCGCACGCAGGCCGGGATGATGTAGTCGAGCGCAGCCGTCTTCCGCGCCAGGAGCGGGTTGAACGTGCTTTCCAGGAAACGGAAAAGCTGCGCATCGTCGATCACGGCGTATTTCACAACCTCATATAGACCGGAACGGTACTGACGCGCGTCGAGCGTCGCCAGAACTTTCGCATCCGCCACCACGGCGCGCGGGTGGTGGAACGCGCCGATCAGGTTTTTTCCTTCCGGCACGTTGACACCCGTCTTGCCGCCGATGGCACTGTCAATTTGCGCGACCAGCGTGGTCGGAACCTGCACGTAGTCCACGCCCCGCATGTAGGTCGCGGCAACGTAACCCACCACGTCGCCCACCACTCCGCCGCCGGCGGCCACGAGCAAGGAACCGCGGTCGGCACCCCGGCGTACCAGCTCCCGGCTCACCTTCTCCGCCGTGGCGATGGTCTTCTTCGCCTCGCTGTCATCAAAAAGCAAGGTTTGCGCCTTCCCTGGCAATCGCCGCAGCGCTTTTTCTATAGCGCCGCCCCAGTGCTTCCAGACGTTTCTCGAACTCAGCGTGAAGATGCTCGTGTAGTCCATCCGGTGCAAGGGCAGAAGCTTGGCCAGATCGGCCAGCAACCCGGAACCGCAGTGCACGGGGTAGGGATCCGGCCCGACGCGGACGAAAATGGTGCGAGATTGGACGCTGGACATGGCGCGCAGAACTAAATTTATAACATCGGAACGAGGATCAATAAAGCACAATTGCCTCGCTCGCCTCCCGCAGAGCGGGACGGGCTAGCTTGCGCCGTGCGACAGCGTGCGCTAGTATCGTTTCCGCAGCGCGTCGTTTCCTCATGAAAGCAAGTGCTCCCATCGAAACCGATTTTGTGGTGATCGGGGCAGGAGTCGCCGGCCTGCGGGCCGCCGTCGAACTCGCCTCCGCCGGCCGGGTTGTGGTTCTCGCCAAAGCGGAATTGACCGAATCCGCCACCGCCTACGCGCAGGGCGGCATCGCGGTGGCTCTCTCCGATGAAGACGAGATCGGGCTGCACTTTCAAGACACCATCAACGCCGGGGACGGGCTTTGCCACGTGGCGGCAGTGAAAACGCTGGTTGAGGAAGGACCGCAATACATCCATCAATTGATTGAGTGGGGCACGCAATTTGACCGCGAGGGCACGAAGCTGGCCTTTACCAAGGAGGGCGCTCACAGCCGCTCGCGCATTCTTCATGCTCACGGCGATTCGACCGGCCAGGAAATCAGTCGCGCCCTCTTCGCCAAGGTCAAGACGCTTTCCACTGTTCGCCTGATGCCATTTTTCTTCACCACCGATCTGATTGTGGAAAAAGGCGCGGTCGTGGGCATTCGCGGCTTGGACGAGCAGCGAGGAGTACCCTTCGAAACGCGCGCCCAGGCCGTTCTCCTGGCCACGGGAGGCCTCGGGCAGGTTTTTCGGGAAACCACCAACCCGGAAGTGGCAACGGGCGATGGCGTGGCGATCGCTTACCGCGCCGGGGCGGAACTCTCCGACATGGAATTCATCCAGTTCCATCCCACCGCGCTGCGCGTCAAAGCCGCCCCGCGGTTTTTGCTTTCCGAGGCGCTGCGCGGCGAGGGGGGAAAACTGTGCAACGTGGACCTGGAGCCATTCATGCACCAGCATCATGACTCCGGCGATCTGGCGCCGCGCGACATTGTGGCACGGAGCATTCTGCTCGAAATGCAGCGGACTTCGGCCGACTTCGTCTATCTGGATATGACGGGTCTGGACTCCGAACACGTCAAGAAGCGTTTTCCGCGCATCTACGAGACTTGCTTGAAGCACAACCTGGACATTAGCACGGACTTGATCCCGGTTCATCCAGCAGCCCATTACGCGATGGGAGGCGTGCGCACCGACCTTTTCTGCCGCGCCACCCTGCCTGGACTCTATGCCGCAGGCGAGGCAGCCTGCACCGGCGTGCACGGGGCCAATCGCTTGGCCAGCAACTCACTGCTGGAAGGCATTGTCTTCGGCGCTCAAGCCGGGCGGACGATGCTGGCGGACCTAAAGGGTGCCACGCGTCCCCGGGCCGCCGCGGCCGCTCGCCCCGATAGAATCGGGGCGAGCAATCCCACCGGCCACGCCAACCACGGCCGATGCGAGGGCCCAATGGCTCCCCTGCGCGGCAAGAATCCGCCCAGGAACGAAGCGGTTCACAAGCGCGGGCGGGAGATCCAAAACATCATGTGGCGCGAGGTGGGAATCATCCGTTCGGGCAATGAGCTCCGGCGAGCCATCGAGCAGCTCGAGGCCATGCCGATCTCGCCGCCGGAAAAAGCTAGCCGGCAGGAGTACGAGCTGCTGAACATGTGGACAGTGGCCAAGGTCATTGCCTGCTCGGCCCTCGCCCGCGAAGAGAGCCGCGGCGCCCACTACCGGTCGGACTTTCCCTATCATGACGACCGCTTCGCCAAACATTCCCTGGTGCGCAGGGGCCAGCC is a window of Candidatus Acidiferrales bacterium DNA encoding:
- a CDS encoding ubiquinone/menaquinone biosynthesis methyltransferase, with the translated sequence MTKSHPRRKEEQPAEGMRPRPGGRILSEPDAAGHVREMFSRIAPRYDLLNHLLSFSLDRVWRWRVARRFGELLSRDGSRVVDLCCGTGDLALALARQSRGGLSRDCPAQIFACDFAPPMLALAAEKTWRRGARIHLAHADALELPFPDGQFDLAVSAFGFRNLANYERGVREIFRVLKPGGWAAILEFSLPPNRLWRSLFGLYFRHILPRVGTAISGVVGPYQYLPDSVYVFPLREELVRLFESAGFVEASFEEWTGGIVALHTARRRPV
- the aroB gene encoding 3-dehydroquinate synthase; protein product: MSSVQSRTIFVRVGPDPYPVHCGSGLLADLAKLLPLHRMDYTSIFTLSSRNVWKHWGGAIEKALRRLPGKAQTLLFDDSEAKKTIATAEKVSRELVRRGADRGSLLVAAGGGVVGDVVGYVAATYMRGVDYVQVPTTLVAQIDSAIGGKTGVNVPEGKNLIGAFHHPRAVVADAKVLATLDARQYRSGLYEVVKYAVIDDAQLFRFLESTFNPLLARKTAALDYIIPACVRIKARIVEADEREQNLRRVLNFGHTIGHALEAVTGYARFSHGEAVGWGMLAATDLARRLARMAAEDAARIRALIGRLGKLPALSGISSAALYRQLFADKKARAGKLCFVLPLSIGRVEIVPGVPEKIVRETLANLAP
- the nadB gene encoding L-aspartate oxidase; the protein is MKASAPIETDFVVIGAGVAGLRAAVELASAGRVVVLAKAELTESATAYAQGGIAVALSDEDEIGLHFQDTINAGDGLCHVAAVKTLVEEGPQYIHQLIEWGTQFDREGTKLAFTKEGAHSRSRILHAHGDSTGQEISRALFAKVKTLSTVRLMPFFFTTDLIVEKGAVVGIRGLDEQRGVPFETRAQAVLLATGGLGQVFRETTNPEVATGDGVAIAYRAGAELSDMEFIQFHPTALRVKAAPRFLLSEALRGEGGKLCNVDLEPFMHQHHDSGDLAPRDIVARSILLEMQRTSADFVYLDMTGLDSEHVKKRFPRIYETCLKHNLDISTDLIPVHPAAHYAMGGVRTDLFCRATLPGLYAAGEAACTGVHGANRLASNSLLEGIVFGAQAGRTMLADLKGATRPRAAAAARPDRIGASNPTGHANHGRCEGPMAPLRGKNPPRNEAVHKRGREIQNIMWREVGIIRSGNELRRAIEQLEAMPISPPEKASRQEYELLNMWTVAKVIACSALAREESRGAHYRSDFPYHDDRFAKHSLVRRGQPTRFL